From a single Oreochromis niloticus isolate F11D_XX linkage group LG4, O_niloticus_UMD_NMBU, whole genome shotgun sequence genomic region:
- the naa60 gene encoding N-alpha-acetyltransferase 60 has translation MSDVVPPTALSEVQLRFLCHDDIENVKLLCGDWFPIEYPDSWYQDITSNKKFFSLAATYRGGIVGMIVAEIKGRTKVHKEDGDILASSFPVDTQVAYILSLGVVKEFRKHGIGSLLLDSLKEHISTTAQDHCKAIYLHVLTTNNTAINFYENRDFRQHHYLPYYYSIRGVLKDGFTYVLYINGGHPPWTIFDYIQHIGSTLASLSPCSIPQRLYRQAQSLLRSLLPWSNIASKTGIQYSRTM, from the exons ATGAGTGACGTGGTGCCTCCCACAGCCCTCAGTGAAGTCCAGCTCCGCTTCCTTTGCCACGATGACATAGAGAACGTTAAGCTGCTCTGTGGTGATTGGTTCCCAATCGA GTACCCAGACTCATGGTATCAGGACATCACCTCCAACAAGAAGTTCTTCTCCCTCGCTGCCACCTACAGAGGAGGCATCGTGGGAATGATTGTGGCCGAGATCAAAGGTCGGACCAAAGTACACAAAGAG GATGGAGACATCCTGGCCTCCAGTTTCCCTGTGGACACACAGGTAGCCTACATCCTCAGCCTGGGAGTGGTCAAAGAGTTCAGGAAACATGGCATAG GCTCCCTGCTGCTGGACAGTTTGAAGGAGCACATATCAACGACAGCCCAGGACCACTGTAAGGCAATCTACCTACACGTTCTCACCACTAACAACACTGCCATCAACTTCTACGAGAACAGGGACTTCAGGCAGCACCACTACCTACCCTACTACTACTCCATACGGGGCGTCCTCAAAGACGGATTCACATATGTGCTCTACATCAACGGGGGTCATCCACCCTGGACAATATT TGATTATATCCAGCACATTGGTTCAACCCTGGCCAGCCTGAGCCCCTGCTCCATCCCTCAGAGGCTGTACCGACAGGCCCAGTCCCTGCTGCGGTCGCTGCTCCCCTGGTCCAACATTGCCTCCAAGACCGGCATCCAGTACAGCAGAACAATGTGA
- the LOC100707017 gene encoding putative zinc finger protein 876 has translation MAYLQMGQRDLGGECSQEAEDARPTTSGDESYTCDQCERTFATKSRLTVHKRIHADVKLYRCDECGTSFCRSSSLKRHRVIHSGLRPYTCEQCGKTFNQMSILERHRLLHSGIKPHTCDECGLAFTWLPSLRKHQLSHSGIAD, from the exons ATGGCTTATTTACAAATG GGACAAAGGGACCTGGGCGGGGAatgctctcaggaggccgaggATGCTCGCCCGACAACAAGCGGAGATGAATCCTAcacctgtgatcagtgtgaaAGGACTTTTGCTACCAAGAGTCGCCTCACAGTACACAAACGGATCCACGCAGACGTAAAACTGTATCGCTGTGACGAGTGCGGGACTTCTTTTTGTCGGAGCAGCAGCTTAAAAAGACATCGAGTCATCCACAGTGGGCTCAGACCATACACGTGTGAGCAGTGTGGGAAGACTTTCAATCAGATGAGCATCTTGGAAAGGCATCGACTCCTCCACAGTGGAATTAAACCACACACATGTGACGAGTGTGGGCTGGCTTTTACCTGGCTGCCAAGCTTGAGGAAACATCAGCTGTCCCACTCTGGGA TTGCAGACTGA